One genomic segment of Vulgatibacter sp. includes these proteins:
- a CDS encoding translocation/assembly module TamB domain-containing protein — protein MVRRNALKSRWALRFLLLVGAAMAAVSLVLRTSWAGNQLCTTAAGVLTRLLGQEVALERCELEPLASTLVVEGIRVGGGTDERPVFSARRLLVDLAPLAFGRSLGIERVEIDEPVLDLTLRPGEDDAPDDDEPANEGCLDILRRVHVDELEIRDASANLVLPDGSAAVVEQLGLEVQRTRRSYDAKLALTGASFTTGETRIPVDALQAEVRLDTDLERLGVRSLDLEGAGTTASVRGSLANLCQPELALEATIEAALPTLAAAFAPGMENVAGAATIRATAKGRAAGPKLAAAIDLRDVAFEEFDLGDIDLQASAALAEKRISLDALTWPVGAGKAIVTGEILLEENLPARVDVRTEQLKFEELLARLPVKNTPVQMTIDSEHHLEGQLAGGLVLQGHSLLFINGFRVRNVPWHQSGGRTIVEIPSTATLDTKVRLTPAGISLDPARATYGKGTELLFNSTLGFSQDDGIWIRVRAPHFDIAHIRSHVAGIPLGGAGEINAIVDGPYSNPLIEGDLDLQETKLFSAQLGHVRSHVRSLPGEGFIDFQTFTGSRGVTTYDATAQLLLGDGDPHLKANLSLREGGRLGDLFDATAGLVSPLAWLRDQLDGTVASATAAVEGPLPNIQAQGEIRARAVTFMDRPFDTLAAKLSVPDISRLLLEEVQVTRGGGSADGSGAILFPKDGEPGVDVALAAKKLPLRDLMGSFGEWADLQGEVGARGTIRGPIAHLDIGGELFAEEVSAKGVRLRPTRLSLETQGDQVVLRGPVAGAGTVSGVVRLDDGLPFEATLQLDVPRVDRFLPEEMRIGGQVRGAASASGTLASITDAKGTIDLERLALLLADYRLESQGRTTLQFDAGAFVLPALRLRGENTELFLAGTRSARGALDLQAQGNFDARILDSLVPQIEHANGLVEIKAAVTGTGERPVLVGSADVSRGAFRVKALPIQVQRLSGKLAFSQNQVVVEDATLTVNQGRARLRGAVSLSDFAPDRFDLTLQGDRISWRKPADWPAVVSGRLHLGGAWPNGLLLTGELDVDRLRYARDLELEKMMLDFRQRVRQPPGPNDVERIRLDIDLVGGGDMRVDNNLVKAKLQFVAPPGGGRPRLKLVGNNVRMGLLGAVELVDGIGFFRGNEYRLTHGVVSFEDRKKIDPLFDLTAETEVREYRVAVHAYGRLGDDADSFQLELASEPMLAQADVITLLTFGITSKDLDKGGNAYTGAGVAAEALLAVSGLDDHVKRWLPDTELLLDPEFSVTSQYSEVTGQVEPMATFEAKVLTEQLRLKAAAPFSSAKGRRASAEYRFNERLSTQMVWENEETGYSAGDLGVDVKLRWEWE, from the coding sequence GTGGTCCGCCGCAACGCCTTGAAGAGCCGCTGGGCCCTCCGCTTCCTGCTCCTCGTCGGCGCCGCAATGGCTGCCGTCTCGCTCGTGTTGCGCACGAGCTGGGCGGGCAACCAGCTCTGCACCACGGCGGCAGGCGTCCTCACCCGCCTCCTCGGGCAGGAGGTCGCCCTCGAGCGCTGCGAGCTGGAGCCGCTCGCCTCGACGCTGGTGGTGGAGGGGATCCGCGTCGGCGGCGGCACGGACGAGCGCCCGGTCTTCTCGGCCAGGCGCCTGCTCGTCGACCTGGCGCCCCTCGCCTTCGGCCGCAGCCTCGGCATCGAGCGGGTGGAGATCGACGAGCCGGTGCTGGACCTCACCCTGCGCCCGGGCGAGGACGACGCCCCCGACGACGACGAGCCGGCAAACGAGGGCTGCCTCGACATCCTCCGCCGCGTGCACGTGGACGAGCTCGAGATCCGCGACGCCAGCGCCAACCTCGTCCTCCCGGACGGCTCGGCGGCGGTGGTGGAGCAGCTGGGGCTCGAGGTGCAGCGCACCCGCCGCAGCTACGACGCGAAGCTCGCCCTCACCGGCGCCTCCTTCACCACCGGCGAGACCCGGATCCCGGTGGACGCGCTGCAGGCCGAGGTCCGCCTCGACACCGATCTCGAGCGGCTCGGCGTCCGCAGCCTCGACCTCGAGGGCGCCGGCACCACCGCGTCGGTGCGCGGCAGCCTCGCCAACCTCTGCCAGCCGGAACTCGCCCTCGAGGCGACGATCGAGGCGGCGCTGCCCACCCTGGCCGCCGCCTTCGCCCCGGGGATGGAGAACGTGGCGGGCGCCGCGACGATCCGCGCCACGGCGAAGGGCAGGGCCGCAGGCCCGAAGCTCGCCGCCGCGATCGACCTCCGCGACGTCGCCTTCGAGGAATTCGACCTCGGCGACATCGACCTCCAGGCCTCCGCCGCCCTGGCGGAGAAGCGCATCAGCCTGGACGCGCTCACCTGGCCGGTCGGCGCAGGCAAGGCGATCGTCACCGGCGAGATCCTCCTCGAGGAGAACCTCCCGGCCCGCGTCGACGTGCGCACCGAGCAGCTCAAATTCGAGGAGCTCCTCGCGCGCCTGCCGGTGAAGAACACGCCGGTGCAGATGACGATCGACTCGGAGCACCACCTCGAGGGCCAGCTCGCCGGCGGCCTCGTGCTCCAGGGCCACAGCCTCCTCTTCATCAACGGCTTCCGCGTCCGCAACGTCCCCTGGCACCAGAGCGGCGGCCGCACCATCGTCGAGATCCCGAGCACCGCCACCCTCGACACGAAGGTGCGGCTCACCCCCGCCGGCATCTCCCTCGATCCGGCGCGGGCCACCTACGGCAAGGGCACCGAGCTCCTCTTCAACAGCACCCTCGGCTTCTCCCAGGACGACGGCATCTGGATCCGCGTGCGCGCGCCGCACTTCGACATCGCCCACATCCGCTCCCACGTCGCGGGGATCCCGCTGGGCGGCGCGGGCGAGATCAACGCGATCGTCGACGGGCCCTACTCGAACCCGCTCATCGAGGGCGATCTCGATCTCCAGGAGACGAAGCTCTTCTCCGCGCAGCTCGGCCACGTCCGCTCCCACGTGCGCTCGCTTCCCGGCGAGGGGTTCATCGATTTCCAGACCTTCACCGGCAGCCGCGGCGTCACCACCTACGACGCCACGGCGCAGCTCCTCCTCGGCGACGGCGATCCCCACTTGAAGGCGAACCTCTCGCTCCGCGAGGGCGGGCGCCTCGGCGATCTCTTCGACGCCACCGCAGGTTTGGTCTCGCCGCTCGCGTGGCTGCGCGATCAGCTCGACGGCACCGTCGCCTCCGCCACCGCCGCGGTGGAGGGGCCGCTCCCGAACATCCAGGCGCAGGGCGAGATCCGCGCCCGCGCCGTCACCTTCATGGATCGCCCCTTCGACACGCTCGCGGCGAAGCTCAGCGTGCCGGACATCTCCCGCCTCCTCCTCGAGGAGGTGCAGGTCACCCGAGGCGGCGGCAGCGCGGATGGCAGCGGCGCGATCCTCTTCCCGAAGGACGGCGAGCCCGGCGTCGACGTGGCCCTCGCCGCGAAAAAGCTCCCCCTGCGCGATCTGATGGGCTCCTTCGGCGAGTGGGCGGACCTGCAGGGCGAGGTGGGCGCCCGCGGCACCATCCGCGGCCCGATCGCGCACCTCGACATCGGCGGCGAGCTCTTCGCGGAGGAGGTCTCGGCGAAGGGAGTGAGGCTCCGCCCCACGCGCCTCTCCCTCGAGACCCAGGGCGATCAGGTGGTGCTCCGCGGGCCGGTCGCCGGTGCGGGCACGGTCTCCGGCGTGGTGCGCCTCGACGACGGCCTGCCCTTCGAGGCGACGCTGCAGCTCGACGTGCCCCGCGTCGATCGCTTCCTCCCCGAGGAGATGCGCATCGGCGGCCAGGTCCGCGGCGCCGCCTCCGCCTCCGGCACCCTCGCCTCGATCACCGACGCGAAGGGGACCATCGACCTCGAGCGCCTGGCGCTCCTCCTCGCCGACTACCGCCTCGAGAGCCAGGGGCGCACCACCCTGCAATTCGACGCCGGCGCCTTCGTCCTGCCCGCGCTCCGGCTCCGCGGCGAGAACACCGAGCTCTTCCTCGCCGGCACCCGCTCGGCCCGCGGCGCCCTCGACCTCCAGGCGCAGGGCAACTTCGACGCCCGCATCCTCGACTCGCTGGTGCCGCAGATCGAGCACGCCAACGGCCTCGTGGAGATCAAGGCAGCGGTCACGGGCACCGGCGAGCGGCCGGTGCTGGTGGGTTCCGCGGACGTGAGCCGCGGCGCCTTCCGGGTGAAGGCCCTGCCGATCCAGGTGCAGCGCCTCTCGGGCAAGCTCGCCTTCTCGCAGAACCAGGTGGTGGTGGAGGACGCGACCCTCACCGTGAACCAGGGGCGGGCGCGGCTGCGCGGCGCGGTCTCGCTCTCCGACTTTGCGCCCGATCGCTTCGACCTCACCCTGCAGGGCGACCGGATCAGCTGGCGCAAGCCCGCCGACTGGCCGGCGGTGGTCTCCGGGCGGCTCCACCTCGGCGGCGCCTGGCCGAACGGCCTGCTCCTCACCGGCGAGCTCGACGTGGATCGCCTCCGCTACGCCCGCGACCTCGAGCTCGAGAAGATGATGCTCGACTTCCGGCAGCGGGTCCGCCAGCCGCCGGGGCCGAACGACGTGGAGCGGATCCGCCTCGACATCGACCTGGTCGGCGGCGGCGACATGCGCGTCGACAACAACCTGGTGAAGGCGAAGCTGCAATTCGTCGCGCCGCCTGGGGGCGGCAGGCCGCGGCTCAAGCTCGTGGGCAACAACGTGCGCATGGGGCTCCTCGGCGCGGTGGAGCTGGTCGACGGCATCGGCTTCTTCCGCGGCAACGAATACCGGCTCACCCACGGCGTGGTGAGCTTCGAGGATCGCAAGAAGATCGATCCGCTCTTCGATCTCACCGCCGAGACCGAGGTGCGCGAGTACCGGGTGGCGGTGCACGCCTACGGCCGCCTCGGCGACGACGCCGACAGCTTCCAGCTCGAGCTCGCCTCCGAGCCGATGCTCGCGCAGGCGGACGTGATCACGCTGCTCACCTTCGGGATCACCTCGAAGGATCTCGACAAGGGCGGCAACGCCTACACCGGCGCCGGCGTCGCCGCCGAGGCGCTGCTGGCGGTCTCGGGCCTCGACGACCACGTGAAGCGCTGGCTCCCCGACACCGAGCTCCTCCTCGATCCCGAGTTCTCGGTGACGAGCCAGTACTCGGAGGTGACGGGGCAGGTGGAGCCGATGGCCACCTTCGAGGCGAAGGTCCTCACCGAGCAGCTCCGCCTCAAGGCGGCGGCGCCCTTCTCCTCGGCGAAGGGGCGGCGCGCCTCCGCCGAGTACCGCTTCAACGAGCGCCTCTCCACGCAGATGGTCTGGGAGAACGAGGAGACCGGCTACAGCGCCGGCGATCTCGGCGTGGACGTGAAGCTCCGGTGGGAGTGGGAATGA